Within the Chitinivibrio alkaliphilus ACht1 genome, the region ATTTTCTCTAAAGATGATGTCTCGGTAAAAACGACCTGTGGTGCTGAGCAGGAATTCTTCCTTATTGATGAAGGGTATTACCGTCTTCGCCCAGATCTTCAGCTCACGGGAAGAACACTCCTCGGAGCTCCTTCTGCCAAGGGGCAACAGCTGGAAGATCAATATTTTGGTTCTATTAAAGATCGCGTTCTGAATTTTATGAACGATGTCGAGAAAGAAGCGTATAAACTCGGTATTCCCATAACCACGCGTCATAACGAAGTTGCACCAAGTCAGTTTGAATTTGCTCCGATTTTTGAAGACTCTGCCCTTGCAGCAGACCATAATCAGTTACTCATGGATATCCTGAAAAAAATTGCACGGAAGCATCGTCTCGTCTGTCTGCTGCACGAAAAACCCTTTGCGGGCGTAAATGGGAGCGGTAAGCACATTAACTGGTCTTTGGCTGATAGCCGCGGTGGAAATCTCTTAAACCCCGGTTCAACTCCCCACGATAATATTCAGTTTCTTACCTTGCTTACAGGGATTATCTCTGCGGTGTATACGCATGGTGATATTCTGCGTGCTTCGGTGGCTTCTGCTGGTAATACGCATCGCTTGGGTGCAAACGAGGCACCGCCGGCAATTATGAGCATTTTTCTTGGAAGTCAATTGAGTAATATTGTTGATGCGATTGTGAATGGCCGCCCTGTGGGTGCAGATGATGATAATCGCATGTCAACGGGAATTTCCTTTATTCCTGATATAGAACGGGATCAAACGGATCGTAATCGGACATCTCCCTTTGCCTTTACCGGCGCAAAATTTGAGTTTCGAGCTGTGGGGAGTGAAATGAATATCTCCACCCCTCTTATGGTTATTAATACCATTGTTGCTGAGGGGTTTGATGCTCTTTCCGATGCACTTGAAGCGGCTGGGGAAAATCTTTCGGTTACAGCTATCACAGCGGTGCTTCAGAAGTTTCTCCAGGAAAGTAAGGATATCCTCTTTGAAGGGGATAATTATTCCCGTGAGTGGGAGGAAGAGGCGGCACGACGCAATTTGCCCAATGTGGTTTCCACGGCAAAAGCCCTTGAGGCATATATCTCGAAAAAAACCATTTCCCTGTTTGAACGCTATGAAGTTTTGAATTCCAGTGAGCTTCACGCCCGGTATATGATTTGGCTTGAGCTCTATAACAATCTGCTTGTTATTGAAGCAGAAACCCTTGAAGAACTTGTTCAGACTGAGGTGCTCCCCACAGCATATAAATTTCAGCGGGAAGTGGGAGAATCGCTCCGCGTACTGCGCGATATGGATCAGGATGACTCTATTCCACTCCCAATTCATGCTGTTGAAGATCGTATTGAGATGTTTGCTCATATTACGGAAGACATTTACATCGTGCGCAAACATATTCATAAACTCCGCGATATGTTGAAGATTATTTCTAAAAAAAGTGATCAAGCAGAGCGTGCCGATTATTTAACCAATGATTTAACGCCGCATTTTGAGCATATCCGTAAACATGTTGATCATCTTGAATCCACCATTGCCGATGATCTTTGGGAGTTACCCAAATACCGAGAGATGCTATTTAATTTATAGCCTGAAAAGCATATTGCTTTGGGGAGAAGATCTTTCTCCCCTTTTTTGTATTTTCAATATATACTTATTGTATTTTAAGAAAATGCTAAAAAGGTAGGGTGGTATCGTCATAGAGTTTCCGCAAAAGTGTACCGCATCGTGGCTTGAAGAGAATGCACATTTGTGCAAGCTTCATGACGAGGATGTGTTCCTTGATTTTTCTCAGACGAACCGTATTGATACGGCCGGCCTTGCCTTTGTACGAGTCTTATCTCAGAATGGGTGTCGAGTACGTGTGCGCAACGCCGGAGAAGAGGTGCGCCCCGCCCTTGAGCGTATGGAGCGGCATTGGCAAGAAAATGACATAGCGGTTTCGCACGCACAGGCCTTTTCAGAACGTGTATTTCAAAGTGTACGCGCCTTTTTCCATGAGCTTCCGGCAGTATTCTCTATTCTTGTGGAGATGCTCTATTGGGGAAGTGTGGGTATGTTGTTTCGACGGAATTATCGCAAGGGTGTGCTGTGGGAACAGATGTATCAGTTGGGGTACAAGGCAACATCCATCGTCATAGCTCTTACATTTTTAATCGGTATTGCCGTGGCTGCTCAATCAATTATACAGATGGAGAAGTTCGGTGCGAGTGTATACACGATGTCCTTAGTTGTCATGGGTATGGTGCGTGAACTGGGGCCGCTCATGGTGGCTATTATTTTTGCCGGAAGAACCGGGAGCGCCATTACAGCAGAGATCGCCACCATGTCAGTGCAGGAGGAGATTGATGCGTTACAAACCATGGGGATTAATCATATTCAGTTTATTGTTGTCCCAAAATTTTGGGCTGCCACGATAACTATACCCTTTTTGACTATTTTAGGAACAGCCTTCGGAATTCTTGGCGGTGCGGTTATTGCCCGCTGGTTGGGCGGGCAGTCGTGGAGCTTTATTTACACAGAATTTCAAAAATCTCTTATTTTTCGTGATATTCTGATTAGTCTCATTAAATCCTTTGTCTTTGCGTGGTTGGTTGTATGGGTCGCCTCATATTACGGCTTTACCGTGCGGGGTGGGGCTGAAGAAGTGGGTAAGAAAACCACCGCTTCGGTGGTTGCTTCGCTCTTTGTTATCATTATTGCCGATGCGCTATTTTCCTTTGTGTATGAGATGTTTTAATATGAATACAGTGATTGAAGTACAGAACTTACGCGCACAATACGGTGACACTGTGGTACTGCATAATGTGTCGACAACAATTTATGAGTCGGAAATTAAGGTTATTTTAGGCACCTCGGGTTGCGGAAAGACAACCTTTTTAAAAAATACCATCGGCTTAATTCAACCTGCAAGCGGGACCGTTCGTATTTTCGGCAAGGAGATGGGAGAGCTTGATGAAAAACCAACAGAAAAAATCCTTCGAAATATTGGGATGATGTATCAATATGGGGCACTTCTCGGATCGTTGCGTGTGTGTGACAATGTCGCTTTACCCTTACGCATGCATACACGCCTTCCTGAAGCGGTAATTTCAGAGATTGTTCGTGTAAAACTGGAGCAGGTTTCTCTGGGAAGAGCATATAATCTTTTTCCAGATGAGCTTTCGGGGGGGATGCGTAAACGTGTTGCCATTGCGCGGGCCCTGGTGATGGATCCGCCCATTCTTTTTTGCGATGAGCCTTCTGCGGGGCTTGATCCTGTTACGGCTCGCGGTCTTGATGAACTTCTTCTACAGATGAAGGAGGAGTTGCAAATAACTATTGTGGTTATTACCCATGAGACAGAGTCGATTCGTCGAATTGCAGACTCAATCCTTTTTTTAGAACGGGGACGAGCTGTCTATGACGGTTCATTGACCGAGGCACTCGCCATGAATGAAGGGCCGGTGCGGGATTTCTTCGATACGAAATATACCGCAGGAAACACCGGCACACAGAAAAAACAACCGCTTTTTACCTTTGAGGGGTATAATCTATGGCCATAACAGCACTCCAGAAAATGCGACTGATACTTTTCATTGTTCTCATGGGTATCGTCGCCCTTGTATTTATCGGAATAGCCCTCGGTTCACGGTTTGTGACAGATTATACCACATACTACGCCTATTTTGAAGGGGAGTCACTTTCGGGGCTTTCCCGGGGGGCATCGCTCCAGTTTTATGGAATTCCCATTGGGTATATTGAGGATATCTCCTATAATGTGGAAGATCTTTCCCGCTTAAAGGTTGAGATTAAGGTACAGGAAGACTTTCCTGTTCGATCTGACATGAAAGCACAGACCGTGGTGGAGGGGATCACAGGCAAAAAACATGTAAATCTGGTGGGGGGGAGTGACCCTTCAGCCACACGATTATCTCCGGGGGAATATATCCCAACAGAACAGTCGATTATGTCTCTGTTTACAAATCATGCTGAGGAGCTTCTTGAGCAGGTGAATGTTACTGTGGGGAACATTAATGAGGTTATAACAAATATAGAACGCCTCACAGGAGATGAGTCGGCCGTAGTAAATATCCTAAAAAACACAGAGGAGATTACCATGGCAATTAATACAGTCACCGATTCTGTGGGGGCTATGGCGCGTTCTATACAGAGTACTCTCGCCCATACAGAGGAGATTGCCATGAAGGTTGATGCCATGGTTGGAACTGTGACAGAAGAAACAGATATTGCTGGACTAATGAATAATGTGGACGGTGCACTTGTGGCAATGCGTGATGTGGCGGAGAAATTTTCCATGACGGCAGAGCAAAGCCGCGAGGATATTTCTGAAATAACCCGTTCTTTCCGTGATGCCTCGGTAAATATTAATATCCTCTCACAACAGTTGCGGGATAATCCCTCTCTCATACTGCGTGGAAGAAATATTCAACGACGGGAGATTAACTGATGAAACGTATTGCCATATCTTTCTGTGTCTTTCTTCTTTATGCGGGGTGTGCACGCACATTTCAGCAAGAGTTTTTTATTTTAAACTATCGTCCGCAGCCTCTTGTGGATCGAAATAGTGAAGCCCCTTATCCCTTTTTATTGCGTATTCGACGGTTTGATGTTGAGAAGATTTATCAAACACACAATATTGTGTACCGGAAAAGTCCGTATCAATTGCAGTATTACGGTTTTCGTCACTGGGCGGTGCACCCTTCCGATATGATGACCGACCTGCTTACATCTCATATTACGGCTATTAATTTGGTAAATCAGGTGGTACATCGCTTTGATGATGCAGAGAGAATGGCAGATTATGAGCTTTCCGGTCGGGTCGAAGCGATTGAAGAGTATAATAGTGAAGATGTCTGGTTTGCTTATTTAAAATACCATATTCGAGTGAAGCGTATCTCCGATGGAAAAACCATTTATTCACGGCATTTTGATTTGCGCAAACGAGCTCCTGAAAAGACACCGGAGTCTGTGGTTCGTACTATGTCGCAAATTGCAGATTATACCTTTACCCGCCTCATGGAAGATCTTGACGATCTTTTTTGGGAAGAGTATCAGAGCCTTGATCGTGAGGAGAGCTGATGAAAACGATTGTCCTTTTCCTGTATCTTTTGTATTTCAGTACAGGAGGTATAGCAGATGAGCTTCCCGGAGAAGAACTTGACCCAGATCGATTTTTTCGTCATATCAGTAGCTCTGTGGAGATGGGGAGTGAGAAGGATGATACGTCTCGAACTCCGCGTGAGCCCCGTGCCCTGCCTCGTTTAAAATGGCTTGATTCAGTGTCTCAGACGTGGGAAGCGCCTCCTCTTTCTGAACAGATTTCAAATGATACCACGGCAATTCGCATTGGTATGGGCGCTATATTTGTGCCTTCCATGAGCAAAAGTCCTGAGGATGAGCCCGAAGTATACATTCTGGATGAGTCCGGTGAGGTGGTCGTTTCTGGCACAACGGGTCGAGGGTATAACCTTGAGCCGGGAACCTATTCTGTAGGAGTGGGTAATATCCCCAAGCGCCCGCTTATTGAGGATGTGGTTGTAGAAGAATCTAAAATGATTCCGGTTATGCCATCATGGGGCGGGGTTCGCTTTGAGGTGATTAATAAAGATGGTACACCAATACGAGGTGAGTATGACATGGCGCGTATGGACCCTATGACTCATTTGGGGCGTGGCCGGGGTCGTGATATAACCCTTGCAGAAGGTCTCTCCGTATGGCTTTTACAACCGGGAACATACAAGGTTGTCTCGCCAGGTATGAGCTTTAACACAATTACAAATTTCATTACCTTTCGTGTCAAACCCGGTGAGTTTATGAATTATACTCTCGTGCAGGAAGAAGCAACATCAACCATTGTCGGAGGTGGGATTCTCGGCACAGGAGACCGTGATGATACGAGGTCTGCCTGGCGCCACTCTCTTAATTTCGGGGGAAGCGCCGATTTAAGCCAGACGAATAATCATCTTCGTGATAGTGTTCATACCAGCCTTGGTTTGTCTCTTATTTTCTACGATCGTAGTTATTATACAAGTGAACAGATCACCTTGGATAATCTCTTAAAATTTGATGTGTCCTTAGCTGTGAATCGAGATGAACTTGATAATCTTACCTTGACCACGGTCCTCGATGAAATGCGTTTCAACACCATCTTTACGTATAAACTCTACGAGCGTTTCGGCCCGTATGGTCGTGGAGAATATGTCTCTGGATTTGTACCATCCCGTGTGTATGCCAACAATGATGGGCGTGATGCTGACGAAAAGCATTTCTTTCTCCTCTATGATGAGCGTTTTGACACCCTTGATACGGTGGAGCCACGAGAAATAGACAGTCTTTCTGAAAGTTATCAGAGTAAGCCTGCGTTTTCCCCTTTGACAATTCAAGGGGGCATTGGAGGAAATGTTCAATTGTTTCGAACTCCCGTTATCAATACGCGGGTGCTTACGGGGTTTGGTATTACCTATGAACGCCGATGGGATGAGTTAGGAACACTTTCTGACACGGAATATGAGGTACTTGATTCGTCCAGCACCTTTTATGAACAATATTTAGATAGAACTCCCCATACCATCCTCTATAATATTGATACAGAACGGTTTAATACCGGTCCTGAAGTTATGTTACAAAACACCTTGAATCTGGGAGCGGTGGCATCGGTGACCACGGAGTTTCGTGCCTTTGCTCCGGTTGATCGTTTTCGACGTCCGGATATTACCTTGAGCAATTTATTCAGTTTGCACTTATTGGGAAATCTTGTTCTTGATTATGACTACACGTATCGCCGTGTTCGGGCTGATGAAGAAGAGTTACGAACTCGCTTTTCCCGACATCGGGTTCTACTCAGATTTTCTCTTTCTCGGTAGAAGCTGAAAAAATATATATTGGTTGTACAGATTATCTCCTGCGGCAAGGATGTTCTGAGCTTAGGGAGTACTCATTAATACTACTGCCGCAGGTTGTATAAGGGTACACCTTTTTTTGGAGTAGCATGTATGGGTAGAGTAAAAGAGTGGGTTGATCAGGTTATTCGGCCTGAAGAGATATCCCGATATTTAGAATCAGACGGTAACGATTTTATCCGCGATACAGAAATTGAGCAAACCCTTAGGGAAAATGCTTCGCCGGATCCGGCCTATATCCGTGATATTATCGCCAAATCAAAATCCCTGGAAACCTTATTACCTCGGGAGACAGCAGCCCTCCTCAATGTAACCGACCCGGAACTCATTGAAGAAATGAAAGAAGCTGCCATGGCCATCAAGCGCCATGTTTATGATAATCGGGTTGTTACTTTTGCCCCTCTGTATATGTCCAGTACCTGTGTCAATAACTGTACCTACTGCTCATTTCGAGAAGAGAATGCAGACACGGTTCGCCGTGTATTGCGTTTAGACGAGGTTGAGCGAGAAATACAGACCCTTGCTGGTGAAATCGGGCATAAACGGCTTATTGTGGTTTACGGTGAACATCCAGATTCAGATGTTTCCTATATTGCAGAAACGGTGAAGGCCATTTATGGTGCAAAATACCCAACACGAAAAGGGTACGGGCAGATACGTCGAGTGAATATTAATGCCGCTCCCCTTTCTATTGCAGACCTTTCGACTCTGAAAGATGTTGGTATTGGTACCTACCAAGTGTTTCAAGAGACCTATCATCATGAAACGTATGCCCGTGTGCATCCCGCAAATACCTTGAAGGGAAATTATGCTTGGCGACTGTATGCCATGGATCGGGCCATGGAAGCTGGTATCGATGATGTCGGTATCGGGGCGCTCTTTGGTCTCTACAACTGGAAATTTGAAGTTATGGGACTTCTTGCGCACACCCGTCATTTAGAAGACCGTTATGGTGTTGGGCCACACACCATTAGTTTTCCCCGGTTAGAACCAGCCAATAATGCACCGGGAATTGCGGAAAGTTCCCCCTATCATGTGACAGATCATGAGTTTGTACGAGCAGTCTTAGCACTTCGGCTGTCTGTTCCTTACACAGGAATGATATTAACGGCTCGTGAAGATGCTGCTTTACGTGATGCGGTCATTCCTTTAGGGATCACCCAGACTGATGCCTCAACACGAATTGGCTTGGGGGCGTATGCGCAGAAAGATACAGCCCAAGAAGCACATCGGCAACAGTTTATTTTGGGTGATACCCGTTCCTTGGATGAAGTTGTGCGTGCCCTTGCCAAGCAGGGTATGATTACTTCTTTCTGTACAGCGGGATACCGTTGTGGGAGAACGGGGGAGAAGATTATGGATGCTTTGAAGAGTGGCCATGAAGGGCAGTTTTGTAAACTCAATGCGATTATCACGTATCGGGAATGGCTTGATGATTTTGGTTCAGAGGAAACGCGGCGTATTGCCGAGCCAATTATAAAAGAGGAAATACGCGAAGTGAAACGAAAGAATCCTGCCATGTATAAGGCTCTAATATCGTATTATGAAAAAACAAAAGAGGGTGCTCGGGATCTTTACTTTTAGAGTTTTCCCTCATAGATATGGTCTCCGGCTTGGTGGAGCTTTTGCTGCACATTTTCCAAGGTTGGCTGATTTGTCGTCAGAACCGGTATGTATTCGCCGAATTCCTTACGAAGACCTTGCATGATGCTCCCCACATTGGCGGCCTTAGTTACGGCATGTACCTGAATAGGGTTTGTTTTTGATGTAGGGTCAAGAAGCACGAGAAAGTTTGTAATGCGCTCATCTTTTTTAAGATAGTCTACCAAGGGGGATCGGGGGTGAGTGCTTTGGCATTCTTCCGACGGGGTAACTGTCTCTGTTACGGCAACTTCTCTTTGCCATATCGCAGAAGGGGAGATTTGTAACCGCGGGGAGGTGCGTCCGCAGGCACAGGGAGTTGTGGTAATTGCACCATGAACTCCTGTTTTACAGCGCAGAAGGGGGAACCCTTGTATACCAAAGGGGGTAATAACAATCTCGCCTGTCTCTCCTTCTGGTAAAAGAGCGCCTTCCGGAGAAACAATTTCAAAATACCCGAGTTCCGGATGGATGTGAAACCCCGTTTTCTCTGGGCATTGAGCGATAAAGGTTGAACAGAGCGGGAAGTGGATAATTTCTATAGCTGAGTCCCCGTGAAGTTGTTCATATTCTTTTCTCCATTTTAACGGAGCGAATATATCGTGAAGAACAATTGTGCGTAGTTTCTTCATGGGAAGATGTTGGGCATAGGCGTGGAGCGTCTGTGTTGTCCCGATAAAGGCATTTGCTGAAAATTGTTTTGCCAAGGCGATACTTTTCTGTGTGGGCTTCACGGAGAGACGCAGGGTGTTCGTATGAAGCGATTCCAAGGCTTTCATGGTTGAAATACCGAGAGAGTTTCCTTCTTCAATAGAGAGGGCTTGTAGGACACGATCTTCCTGTTCAATACCATTCATATGGAGAAAGAGCGAGAGGTCGTAGGCGCGCCGATCGACATCGGATGTGTCAAGCATGAGCAAGATGGGTGCTTTTTCTGCCTTGTGTTCTATACAGATTGATTCCCGTACCGAACCATACTGAGGATACTCTTGTTCCAGAAGTGTTACCGCCTCTGCATGGCTCATGCAGGGGAACTCTTCGGGGAGTGTTCCCTGTGCAAGGAACGAGCGCATTTTTGAGTTATGGGAATAGCGTTCCCGCATGTGGGTGATATGGTTTCCAAAGGCACGCATGCTCCGCTCTTGTATTTCATTGTACGAGAGGAGGTCCCAGGAGAAGTGTGG harbors:
- the hydG gene encoding [FeFe] hydrogenase H-cluster radical SAM maturase HydG, with translation MGRVKEWVDQVIRPEEISRYLESDGNDFIRDTEIEQTLRENASPDPAYIRDIIAKSKSLETLLPRETAALLNVTDPELIEEMKEAAMAIKRHVYDNRVVTFAPLYMSSTCVNNCTYCSFREENADTVRRVLRLDEVEREIQTLAGEIGHKRLIVVYGEHPDSDVSYIAETVKAIYGAKYPTRKGYGQIRRVNINAAPLSIADLSTLKDVGIGTYQVFQETYHHETYARVHPANTLKGNYAWRLYAMDRAMEAGIDDVGIGALFGLYNWKFEVMGLLAHTRHLEDRYGVGPHTISFPRLEPANNAPGIAESSPYHVTDHEFVRAVLALRLSVPYTGMILTAREDAALRDAVIPLGITQTDASTRIGLGAYAQKDTAQEAHRQQFILGDTRSLDEVVRALAKQGMITSFCTAGYRCGRTGEKIMDALKSGHEGQFCKLNAIITYREWLDDFGSEETRRIAEPIIKEEIREVKRKNPAMYKALISYYEKTKEGARDLYF
- a CDS encoding MlaD family protein, with the translated sequence MAITALQKMRLILFIVLMGIVALVFIGIALGSRFVTDYTTYYAYFEGESLSGLSRGASLQFYGIPIGYIEDISYNVEDLSRLKVEIKVQEDFPVRSDMKAQTVVEGITGKKHVNLVGGSDPSATRLSPGEYIPTEQSIMSLFTNHAEELLEQVNVTVGNINEVITNIERLTGDESAVVNILKNTEEITMAINTVTDSVGAMARSIQSTLAHTEEIAMKVDAMVGTVTEETDIAGLMNNVDGALVAMRDVAEKFSMTAEQSREDISEITRSFRDASVNINILSQQLRDNPSLILRGRNIQRREIN
- a CDS encoding ABC transporter ATP-binding protein; translation: MNTVIEVQNLRAQYGDTVVLHNVSTTIYESEIKVILGTSGCGKTTFLKNTIGLIQPASGTVRIFGKEMGELDEKPTEKILRNIGMMYQYGALLGSLRVCDNVALPLRMHTRLPEAVISEIVRVKLEQVSLGRAYNLFPDELSGGMRKRVAIARALVMDPPILFCDEPSAGLDPVTARGLDELLLQMKEELQITIVVITHETESIRRIADSILFLERGRAVYDGSLTEALAMNEGPVRDFFDTKYTAGNTGTQKKQPLFTFEGYNLWP
- a CDS encoding ABC transporter permease encodes the protein MCKLHDEDVFLDFSQTNRIDTAGLAFVRVLSQNGCRVRVRNAGEEVRPALERMERHWQENDIAVSHAQAFSERVFQSVRAFFHELPAVFSILVEMLYWGSVGMLFRRNYRKGVLWEQMYQLGYKATSIVIALTFLIGIAVAAQSIIQMEKFGASVYTMSLVVMGMVRELGPLMVAIIFAGRTGSAITAEIATMSVQEEIDALQTMGINHIQFIVVPKFWAATITIPFLTILGTAFGILGGAVIARWLGGQSWSFIYTEFQKSLIFRDILISLIKSFVFAWLVVWVASYYGFTVRGGAEEVGKKTTASVVASLFVIIIADALFSFVYEMF
- a CDS encoding ABC-type transport auxiliary lipoprotein family protein, encoding MKRIAISFCVFLLYAGCARTFQQEFFILNYRPQPLVDRNSEAPYPFLLRIRRFDVEKIYQTHNIVYRKSPYQLQYYGFRHWAVHPSDMMTDLLTSHITAINLVNQVVHRFDDAERMADYELSGRVEAIEEYNSEDVWFAYLKYHIRVKRISDGKTIYSRHFDLRKRAPEKTPESVVRTMSQIADYTFTRLMEDLDDLFWEEYQSLDREES
- a CDS encoding glutamine synthetase III, which gives rise to MSNRREVAAHIDKSRPGHVREVERVSTYYGSNTFSEDKMRKRVPEKVFTAFKEWQNGGEQICSAFADQIAQAMMEWALEKGATSYTHWFQPMTGLTAEKHDSFISRNGKAQVIEQFSGKNLILSEPDASSLPSGGLRTTFEARGYTAWDPSSPAFIREVEFGKTLCIPSIFVSYNGEALDKKLPLLRSEKAVTQAAERLLRIFSKDDVSVKTTCGAEQEFFLIDEGYYRLRPDLQLTGRTLLGAPSAKGQQLEDQYFGSIKDRVLNFMNDVEKEAYKLGIPITTRHNEVAPSQFEFAPIFEDSALAADHNQLLMDILKKIARKHRLVCLLHEKPFAGVNGSGKHINWSLADSRGGNLLNPGSTPHDNIQFLTLLTGIISAVYTHGDILRASVASAGNTHRLGANEAPPAIMSIFLGSQLSNIVDAIVNGRPVGADDDNRMSTGISFIPDIERDQTDRNRTSPFAFTGAKFEFRAVGSEMNISTPLMVINTIVAEGFDALSDALEAAGENLSVTAITAVLQKFLQESKDILFEGDNYSREWEEEAARRNLPNVVSTAKALEAYISKKTISLFERYEVLNSSELHARYMIWLELYNNLLVIEAETLEELVQTEVLPTAYKFQREVGESLRVLRDMDQDDSIPLPIHAVEDRIEMFAHITEDIYIVRKHIHKLRDMLKIISKKSDQAERADYLTNDLTPHFEHIRKHVDHLESTIADDLWELPKYREMLFNL